Proteins encoded together in one uncultured Desulfobacter sp. window:
- a CDS encoding hemerythrin domain-containing protein, whose protein sequence is MTNIIEWDKKYGVDVPELDECRKQLMDMFNSLIEMRTKKGDAKDVVNLVTDINDFSKMLFSKEEKVLGQKGYPDLDIHSKSHRRFVKKALGLRREIAEDVDNLLVEDILELRNLLVTHFESADTQFIPFLRIHRYVDECENKK, encoded by the coding sequence ATGACCAATATTATTGAATGGGATAAAAAATATGGCGTGGATGTGCCTGAACTTGATGAATGTCGTAAACAGCTTATGGATATGTTTAATTCCCTCATTGAAATGCGGACAAAAAAGGGCGATGCAAAGGATGTTGTCAATTTGGTTACCGATATCAATGATTTCAGCAAGATGCTTTTTTCAAAGGAGGAAAAAGTTCTTGGGCAAAAAGGGTATCCGGATCTTGACATCCATTCAAAGTCCCATCGCCGGTTTGTTAAAAAAGCCCTTGGGCTTCGTCGTGAAATCGCAGAAGATGTTGATAATTTATTAGTTGAGGATATTTTAGAATTGCGGAACCTGCTTGTCACGCATTTTGAATCCGCAGACACCCAGTTTATTCCGTTTTTGAGAATTCACAGATATGTGGATGAGTGTGAAAATAAAAAATGA
- the hemL gene encoding glutamate-1-semialdehyde 2,1-aminomutase, translating into MERTKSAALFSSAKNLIPGGVNSPVRACGSVGGEPIFIEKGEGARLFDADGNAYIDYVLSWGPLILGHRPGPVVNALKKVLESGTSFGAPTAVENELAQLVVDSVASVDMVRMVNSGTEATMSAIRLARGVTGRDLIVKFDGCYHGHADTLLVAAGSGVATLGIPGSPGVPADVIRNTLSLPYNDIEGFEQLMAEKGKDIACVILEPVAGNMGMVAPDPQFLKTLRSQTAAHGTLLIFDEVMTGFRVGGRRCAQGYFDIDPDLTCFGKVIGGGLPVGAYGGKREIMAQIAPGGSIYQAGTLSGNPLAMAAGVATLKTLENDQLYADMDRRADMLVNGLQAAADDAGIPFSAGHFGSMAGFFFTGQKVRNFDDAKTCDLDRFAKFYRGMLAKGVYLAPSQFEACFISAAHTDEDIEITLAAARQIMAEI; encoded by the coding sequence ATGGAACGTACTAAATCAGCCGCTTTATTTTCATCGGCCAAAAATTTGATACCCGGTGGGGTTAATTCGCCGGTCAGGGCCTGCGGTTCAGTGGGCGGGGAGCCTATTTTCATTGAAAAAGGAGAGGGCGCAAGGCTTTTTGACGCTGACGGCAACGCTTATATTGATTACGTCCTGTCTTGGGGGCCGCTTATTCTTGGCCATCGCCCCGGGCCTGTGGTTAATGCATTGAAAAAAGTGCTGGAGTCCGGCACAAGTTTTGGTGCGCCCACTGCCGTTGAAAATGAGTTGGCCCAGCTTGTTGTGGATTCAGTGGCTTCCGTGGATATGGTCAGAATGGTTAACTCCGGCACCGAGGCAACCATGAGTGCCATTCGTCTGGCAAGGGGCGTTACGGGCCGGGATCTGATTGTTAAATTTGACGGATGTTACCATGGTCATGCAGATACGTTACTTGTGGCCGCCGGGTCCGGTGTGGCTACTTTGGGGATTCCCGGAAGCCCGGGGGTTCCTGCTGATGTGATTCGAAATACGTTGTCTTTACCGTACAACGACATAGAAGGGTTTGAGCAGCTCATGGCTGAAAAGGGCAAGGACATCGCCTGTGTGATTCTTGAGCCTGTGGCGGGGAATATGGGCATGGTCGCCCCTGATCCTCAGTTTTTAAAAACATTGCGCAGTCAAACCGCAGCTCATGGCACCCTGTTGATTTTCGATGAAGTCATGACCGGATTTAGGGTTGGGGGCAGAAGGTGCGCCCAGGGGTATTTTGATATTGATCCTGACTTGACTTGCTTTGGTAAAGTGATCGGTGGCGGACTGCCCGTGGGGGCCTATGGCGGAAAACGCGAAATTATGGCCCAGATTGCCCCTGGGGGATCTATTTACCAGGCCGGGACTTTGTCAGGCAATCCTCTAGCCATGGCCGCAGGCGTCGCCACGTTAAAAACGCTTGAAAATGACCAACTCTACGCTGACATGGATCGCCGGGCAGATATGTTGGTTAATGGTCTTCAAGCTGCAGCCGATGACGCAGGGATTCCTTTTTCTGCCGGGCATTTCGGCTCTATGGCCGGATTCTTTTTTACCGGTCAGAAAGTACGCAATTTTGATGATGCCAAAACCTGTGATCTGGACCGCTTTGCTAAATTTTACCGGGGCATGTTGGCCAAAGGTGTTTATCTTGCGCCATCACAGTTTGAGGCCTGTTTTATCTCTGCCGCCCATACGGACGAAGATATTGAAATCACCCTTGCCGCCGCACGGCAGATCATGGCGGAAATTTAA
- a CDS encoding cytochrome c biogenesis protein ResB: MKQKDSFADQIWMFFASVKLTVYTLVLLAVTSIIGTVVLQNASPEAYIRLYGPGGYNMIQVLDLDRMYQAWWYLLLMVVLCVNIVVCSIDRLSATWKIIFPKNISVNPRRFEKAKNRQEFDCHLSMEQIAGRAKQILAVRAGKVIEKTDNANLIFYAEKGRWSRLGVYVVHASVLMLLAGALIGSALGFKANLRLDEGQTADTVFDAHTRLPIKLPFTVRCNDFQVKFYDTGAPDEFKSSLSILENNQESFTKDILVNHPLRYKGINIFQASYGATTPDQALFEITDSETGTVETHTIKNGGGVSLPADAGKFIFEGFMPHYDFNGHNLGEAFIGRLDTTNGRNAQVVLPTKFPTFDKMRKGRFTVEVKSWDQAYYTGLQVTKDPGVPFVYTGFLLMIIGCWVTFFVSHRSVCIGLEQAGSGNTRVWVAGRANRNAQGTNLTVKKLVKELKEVSGK; this comes from the coding sequence TTGAAACAAAAAGACAGCTTTGCCGACCAGATTTGGATGTTTTTTGCCTCGGTGAAACTCACTGTTTATACCCTGGTGCTATTAGCCGTAACCTCTATTATCGGCACTGTGGTGTTGCAGAATGCAAGCCCTGAAGCCTATATCAGGCTTTACGGCCCGGGGGGGTACAATATGATTCAGGTACTTGATCTGGACAGGATGTATCAGGCCTGGTGGTATCTGTTGCTCATGGTGGTATTATGCGTTAATATTGTCGTCTGTTCCATTGACCGGCTTTCGGCGACCTGGAAAATTATTTTTCCTAAAAATATTTCAGTTAATCCACGGCGGTTTGAAAAAGCTAAAAACAGGCAGGAGTTTGACTGTCACCTTTCCATGGAGCAGATTGCCGGCCGAGCAAAGCAGATTCTTGCCGTCCGGGCCGGTAAGGTGATTGAAAAGACAGATAACGCAAATCTGATATTTTATGCGGAAAAGGGGCGGTGGTCCCGCCTTGGGGTTTATGTTGTTCATGCAAGTGTGCTGATGCTGCTTGCCGGTGCCCTGATCGGGTCTGCGTTGGGATTTAAGGCCAATTTGCGCCTTGATGAGGGGCAAACCGCAGATACGGTGTTTGATGCCCATACACGATTGCCCATAAAGCTGCCGTTCACGGTCAGGTGTAATGATTTTCAGGTTAAATTTTACGATACAGGGGCGCCAGACGAATTCAAATCCAGTTTGAGTATTCTTGAAAACAACCAGGAGAGCTTCACAAAGGATATTCTGGTCAATCATCCGTTAAGGTACAAGGGGATCAATATCTTCCAGGCGTCCTACGGTGCAACCACACCTGATCAGGCCCTGTTTGAAATTACTGACAGTGAAACCGGCACGGTTGAGACGCACACCATAAAAAACGGCGGGGGCGTGTCACTGCCGGCTGATGCCGGGAAATTTATATTTGAAGGATTTATGCCCCATTATGATTTCAACGGTCATAACCTTGGAGAGGCCTTTATCGGCCGCCTTGACACAACCAATGGCCGGAATGCCCAGGTTGTATTGCCCACAAAGTTTCCCACGTTCGATAAAATGCGCAAAGGCAGGTTTACCGTTGAAGTCAAATCCTGGGATCAGGCTTATTATACCGGCCTTCAGGTGACCAAGGATCCAGGTGTGCCCTTTGTATACACAGGCTTTTTGCTTATGATTATCGGCTGCTGGGTAACTTTTTTTGTTTCCCATCGGTCTGTGTGTATCGGCCTTGAGCAAGCCGGGTCCGGAAATACACGGGTGTGGGTGGCCGGTCGGGCCAACCGCAACGCCCAGGGCACCAATTTGACCGTTAAAAAACTAGTGAAGGAATTAAAGGAAGTATCAGGCAAATGA
- a CDS encoding adenylosuccinate synthase yields MTNTVVVGTQWGDEGKGKIVDLLSEHADYVVRFQGGNNAGHTMVVDGKEIISHLIPSGIIQQKKCFIGNGVVVDPFVLLDEIDYLADNNIDVSPNMLKISNRAHLIMPYHQEIDKAREIKKGKDKIGTTGRGIGPCYEDKASRVGIRFCDLLDFDLFKQKVETVMAEKNFYLKHYFKTEPMDPALIIDQFATIRARLLPYICDVSVSIDQGIRQGMQILFEGAQGTHLDIEHGTYPFVTSSTTVSANAASGSGVGPGQLNEIIGIVKAYTTRVGAGPFPTELFDETGDKIQKTGAEFGATTGRKRRCGWLDMVVLKNAARLNSLTGLAITKLDVLDDLEEIKICTGYEYSGNVTAEFPAQIDVLANCKPVYETHPGWKTQTSGITNFEDLPEKAKAYLARIEELSEVKIKIVSVGPGREATIIKENIF; encoded by the coding sequence GTGACAAACACAGTTGTTGTGGGAACCCAGTGGGGTGATGAAGGAAAAGGAAAGATTGTCGATCTGCTCAGCGAACACGCTGATTATGTGGTCAGGTTCCAGGGTGGCAACAATGCAGGGCACACCATGGTGGTCGATGGAAAAGAAATTATCAGCCACTTGATTCCCTCCGGAATAATTCAGCAGAAAAAATGTTTTATCGGCAACGGTGTGGTAGTTGACCCTTTTGTATTGCTCGATGAAATTGATTATCTGGCAGACAATAACATTGATGTGTCACCCAACATGCTGAAAATCAGTAATCGTGCTCATCTGATCATGCCATATCACCAGGAGATCGACAAAGCCCGGGAAATAAAAAAAGGAAAGGATAAAATCGGCACCACCGGTCGCGGCATCGGCCCCTGCTATGAAGATAAGGCCAGTCGCGTGGGTATCCGCTTCTGTGATCTTCTTGATTTTGATTTATTCAAACAAAAAGTTGAGACCGTCATGGCGGAAAAAAACTTTTACCTGAAACACTACTTTAAAACCGAACCCATGGACCCGGCGCTGATTATTGATCAGTTTGCAACCATTCGTGCCCGGCTCCTCCCCTATATATGTGATGTTTCCGTATCCATTGATCAAGGGATACGGCAGGGTATGCAAATTTTATTTGAAGGCGCCCAGGGTACGCACCTTGACATTGAACACGGCACCTACCCCTTTGTCACCTCTTCGACAACCGTTTCTGCCAATGCAGCAAGCGGCAGCGGCGTGGGCCCCGGACAGCTCAATGAAATCATCGGCATTGTTAAAGCATATACCACCCGGGTAGGGGCAGGTCCCTTCCCAACAGAACTGTTTGATGAAACCGGGGACAAAATCCAGAAAACCGGGGCTGAATTCGGTGCCACCACCGGACGCAAACGGCGTTGCGGATGGCTGGACATGGTGGTATTAAAAAATGCGGCCCGCCTGAACAGCCTGACCGGACTTGCCATCACCAAACTGGATGTTTTAGATGATTTAGAGGAAATTAAAATCTGCACAGGATATGAATATTCGGGTAATGTCACAGCTGAATTTCCAGCCCAGATAGATGTCCTGGCAAATTGTAAACCAGTTTATGAAACACATCCCGGCTGGAAAACCCAGACATCAGGTATAACCAATTTTGAGGATCTGCCTGAAAAAGCCAAGGCTTACCTTGCCCGGATAGAAGAATTATCAGAAGTGAAAATTAAAATTGTGTCGGTAGGCCCTGGCCGTGAAGCCACAATTATCAAAGAAAATATTTTCTAA
- the mpl gene encoding UDP-N-acetylmuramate:L-alanyl-gamma-D-glutamyl-meso-diaminopimelate ligase — translation MTDSIKRIHLIAACGTGMGTLACILKKMGYTVTGSDQNVYPPMSDFLLDNGIILFSGFHPANISEDPEQVPDLVIIGNAVTRENPEAVAVMERGISYMSMPQAVNRFVAGDKKIILVTGTHGKTTTSAIMAHLLETAGLGPSFMIGGILKDYNSSFKIGDGEYMVIEGDEYDTAFFDKGPKFMHYDPFITIMTGIEFDHADIFDDLDHICRAFDALVSKIKNQSRIIACKENVNLMKVLDQACAVNLETYGTNAMWQVHDHRLSSAPDPVTGRLHTLARITGLGTDLDIQTDLPGYHNLLNATACIAAARSLGIKEADIARGLSTFSGVKRRQEIRGQVAGITVMDDFAHHPTAVRETIAAVKPFYPQGRLIAVFEPRTNTSMRNIFQDTYPACFDLADLTCICSPGVKKNIPEKERFSPERLAKDICKRGRVAHHFNDPSDVIDFLALELRPKDLVLVMSNGGFDNIHQRILGRLG, via the coding sequence ATGACGGATTCAATTAAGCGGATTCATCTGATCGCTGCCTGTGGCACCGGCATGGGGACTTTGGCCTGTATTTTAAAAAAGATGGGATATACTGTCACAGGGTCAGACCAGAATGTTTATCCGCCTATGAGTGATTTTCTTTTAGACAACGGGATTATTTTATTTAGCGGATTTCACCCGGCCAATATCAGTGAGGACCCGGAACAGGTTCCGGATCTTGTGATTATCGGCAATGCCGTGACACGTGAGAACCCGGAGGCCGTTGCCGTAATGGAAAGAGGGATTTCCTATATGTCCATGCCCCAGGCGGTGAACCGATTTGTTGCCGGTGACAAAAAGATTATTCTTGTCACCGGGACCCATGGAAAGACAACCACCTCTGCCATCATGGCCCATTTGCTCGAAACAGCAGGGCTTGGCCCCTCATTTATGATTGGGGGGATTTTAAAAGACTATAACTCCTCGTTTAAAATCGGTGACGGGGAATATATGGTAATAGAAGGAGATGAGTATGATACGGCCTTTTTTGATAAGGGGCCGAAATTCATGCATTATGATCCTTTTATAACCATTATGACCGGCATTGAGTTTGATCATGCCGATATTTTTGATGACCTGGATCATATTTGCCGGGCCTTTGACGCCCTGGTGTCAAAGATTAAGAATCAAAGCCGTATTATTGCCTGCAAGGAAAACGTTAATTTGATGAAGGTGCTGGATCAGGCATGTGCGGTAAATCTTGAGACTTACGGTACAAACGCCATGTGGCAGGTACATGACCATCGCTTGAGCAGTGCGCCGGACCCAGTTACGGGGCGTTTGCACACCCTTGCCCGCATCACGGGACTTGGTACGGATCTCGACATACAAACTGACCTGCCCGGGTATCACAACCTTCTTAATGCAACGGCTTGTATTGCAGCAGCCCGCAGCCTGGGAATAAAAGAGGCTGATATTGCTCGTGGGCTTTCAACCTTTAGCGGGGTTAAAAGACGTCAGGAAATAAGGGGTCAGGTTGCCGGTATCACGGTGATGGATGATTTTGCTCATCATCCGACCGCTGTTAGAGAGACCATTGCCGCAGTCAAACCGTTTTATCCCCAGGGCCGTTTGATAGCTGTGTTTGAGCCAAGAACAAATACCAGCATGAGAAATATTTTTCAAGATACCTATCCCGCATGCTTTGATCTGGCCGATCTTACGTGTATCTGTTCGCCCGGGGTTAAAAAGAATATTCCCGAAAAAGAGCGGTTTTCACCCGAGCGTTTGGCTAAAGATATCTGCAAAAGGGGCAGGGTGGCTCACCATTTCAATGACCCAAGTGATGTCATAGATTTTCTTGCTTTGGAACTTAGGCCCAAAGATCTTGTTCTGGTCATGTCCAATGGTGGGTTTGATAATATTCACCAGCGGATTTTGGGGCGGTTGGGGTGA
- the tadA gene encoding tRNA adenosine(34) deaminase TadA, protein MNDEYYMMLALDEAKKAETHDEVPVGAIVVDPTGTVIGQGYNCPISENDPTSHAEIKAIRSACSFMNNYRLPQTTLYVTIEPCIMCMGAIIHARIQRIVFGALDPKWGAAVSLYQMGSDLRLNHHPEIIQGICEKQTRQIIKSFFEAKRRNRDKHSCCGNPVG, encoded by the coding sequence ATGAATGATGAATATTACATGATGCTTGCCTTGGATGAGGCAAAAAAAGCCGAAACACATGACGAGGTACCTGTTGGCGCCATTGTGGTGGACCCGACCGGCACGGTAATCGGACAGGGATATAACTGCCCGATATCAGAAAACGATCCCACAAGCCATGCTGAAATAAAAGCCATTCGCTCGGCCTGCAGCTTCATGAATAATTATCGCCTGCCCCAAACAACACTTTATGTAACTATTGAACCATGCATCATGTGCATGGGGGCCATAATCCATGCCAGAATCCAGCGAATCGTTTTTGGCGCGCTCGATCCCAAGTGGGGGGCTGCGGTCTCCCTCTACCAAATGGGATCGGATTTACGATTAAACCATCACCCTGAAATTATTCAGGGAATATGTGAAAAACAGACAAGACAGATTATTAAAAGCTTTTTTGAGGCAAAAAGGAGAAACCGTGACAAACACAGTTGTTGTGGGAACCCAGTGGGGTGA